The Alphaproteobacteria bacterium SS10 region CTTTGCCATCACTCAGATCCGTTAAAGCAGCTCTGCCTGGGCGTCATCTTTTCGGGCACGACGTCGGCTTGTTTCGGCGCCGCGATGCTTGATGCCTGATTTTCGGCTGCCATGCTGGTCTTGTATGCCATCAGCGGTGTCGCGATAGGATCTGCCTTTCCGCACGCCCCAGATCGCTTGCCTGGCCTCCCTGGCCGCCTGTTCATGATCAACCAGCTGGTCTGGATAGCTTTGGCCCAAATCAACACCAGCACCATGGAGGGTCATAGGGTCGGCCCGCCAGGGTTCGTGAATATCTCGTCCGGTAAGCCCCGCCAATTCGGGCACCCAGCGCCTAACAAACGCGCCATCCGGGTCTTGGTCATGGCCTTGCTTCACCGGATTGTAGATGCGCGGTGTATTGATGCCGGTTGTGCCGGACTGCATTTGTGATTGGGCGTAATGAATCCCCGGCTCGAAATCAGTGAATTGCCGCGCGAGGAACAACGACGGCTCCCGCCAATGAAGCCAAAGGTGATAGCTGGAGAATGCCATCAGCATCGCCCGCATGCGGAAGTTGATCCAGCCATGGGCGGCGAGCGCACGAAGGCAGGCATCAACAAAGGGGAACCCGGTTTCGCCGCGTTGATAGGCCTCGAAAAAGCCTTGGCTAAAGCTGCCTTCACGTAGGCCGTCATAGGCTGGGTGAAGGTTTTGAAACTCCAATCGTGGCTCGCTCTCAAGCTTCTGCATGAAGTGGCAGTGCCAATGAAGCCGTGCAACAAAGCTGTTCATGGCGCTGGGCCATTTACCCTTCGTCCCCTTATCCATGGCTTTGAGCTGATCCTGCCGATCCCAGGCTGCCTGCGCTGCCTCCCGGATGGATAGGGTGCCAAAGGCAAAATGGGGGGAGAGCCGAGAGCACGCATCATAGGCCGTCACCGGGCTCGACATCTCTTTCTGGTAATCCTCGCCACGTTCAAACAGAAAGCTGTTCAAGGTGGTCTCAGCCTCAACGCGCCCACCGGTCTGCCTGTTGGGGCAGGGATCGTCGACCAGTTCTAGTTGTTTGGCCGTTGGGCACTCACCTAGATCCACGCCATCCAGTGGCGACAACAACGGAGGTTGAGTTTGAGGTGTCCGCATCATTTGTTCCCAACGCTTGGCCCAGCCATTGCGGTTGGAGAGTGTGCGGAACACGCCATGCTGCAGGGGTTGATGCCATTCGACGCCATGGTCCAGGCACCAATCAGCAACCTGGATGTCGCGTTTGAAGGTCCAGCCGTTGCCGGTTTCCTGGTGCGACCACAACCCTGTGATCTCATGGGCTTTGGCAAAGCTGTTCAGCACGCTCAGAACGTCACCCACTCGAATGATCAGTGGTTGTCCTAGCTTGGCTAAATCAGCCCTTAGGTCGCTTAAGCACTCTGAGAGAAAGGCAAACTGGCGGCCGGAGTAATCAGGCTGCGACCACAGCTCAGGCTCTACAACATAGAGGGGCAGTACCGATGCATCCGTGCTTTTCGCTGCGACGGCTGCCTCGGTTAGCGCAGCGTTATCAGCCACGCGCAGATCACGCTTGAACCAGACGATATGTAGGCGAGGCTTTGACATCTGCGGTGGTGCGACACGAATGGGTTAAGCACCAACCTAGTGTGACGCGCCGGAAAGGCTATGCAGCTTNCGGTTTGGGGCCTAGCCAGATTGTCTCAACCGCCAGCGCGGCATCGCCACCAGCCCCGGTCAGTTTGAGGTGCTGCAGCCCTGGGGTTGGCCACTTGTCCTGCCCCTTAATGTCGCCGCCAAGCTTAGGGTGCTGAAACTGCCCGGCTGTTGCAGGGGCCACGTGGTACTGCGCGCCATTCCATTGCCAGGCGATCTCACGGTGGTAGTGCCCGGCGAACAAGCCCTTCAAGCCCGTGCATTTCGCCAGCACATTGGTGAGCAGGTCATCATTGCCAAATGGCATGTCCATTTCAGGGTCTTCGTGGCAACCGAAGGGTGGGTGGTGGGTGAAGACGAGCGTTGGTTTATCGGGATCGGCGTCAAAGATCTCTTCTAGCCAATCAATGGTTAGGTCAGAGATTGAGCCCTCAATCTGTGCCGGTTCAACCGTGTCCAGCAGTAGTAGGCGCCAATCACCGATCAGAACTTGATGGGACATATCTGGCGCCGACTGATCTTCCCGAAATTTGTCCAGGAAGTCGGCGAACAGGTCATGGCGGTCATGGTTGCCCGGAATGGCGAGCAGGGGGGCCTTAACCTGCTCAAGCACCGGCATCGCTGCGTGA contains the following coding sequences:
- a CDS encoding metallophosphoesterase, translating into MTGPAQINIGFITDAHIAADGAPIWQGIDSVANLQKSVDWLNEQPLDAVVLGGDLADAADMEDDAVAQAMYHAAMPVLEQVKAPLLAIPGNHDRHDLFADFLDKFREDQSAPDMSHQVLIGDWRLLLLDTVEPAQIEGSISDLTIDWLEEIFDADPDKPTLVFTHHPPFGCHEDPEMDMPFGNDDLLTNVLAKCTGLKGLFAGHYHREIAWQWNGAQYHVAPATAGQFQHPKLGGDIKGQDKWPTPGLQHLKLTGAGGDAALAVETIWLGPKPXAA
- a CDS encoding deoxyribodipyrimidine photo-lyase; its protein translation is MSKPRLHIVWFKRDLRVADNAALTEAAVAAKSTDASVLPLYVVEPELWSQPDYSGRQFAFLSECLSDLRADLAKLGQPLIIRVGDVLSVLNSFAKAHEITGLWSHQETGNGWTFKRDIQVADWCLDHGVEWHQPLQHGVFRTLSNRNGWAKRWEQMMRTPQTQPPLLSPLDGVDLGECPTAKQLELVDDPCPNRQTGGRVEAETTLNSFLFERGEDYQKEMSSPVTAYDACSRLSPHFAFGTLSIREAAQAAWDRQDQLKAMDKGTKGKWPSAMNSFVARLHWHCHFMQKLESEPRLEFQNLHPAYDGLREGSFSQGFFEAYQRGETGFPFVDACLRALAAHGWINFRMRAMLMAFSSYHLWLHWREPSLFLARQFTDFEPGIHYAQSQMQSGTTGINTPRIYNPVKQGHDQDPDGAFVRRWVPELAGLTGRDIHEPWRADPMTLHGAGVDLGQSYPDQLVDHEQAAREARQAIWGVRKGRSYRDTADGIQDQHGSRKSGIKHRGAETSRRRARKDDAQAELL